In Alistipes ihumii AP11, a genomic segment contains:
- a CDS encoding site-specific integrase, whose translation MNTSVSAVLFTSKTLANGEHPLMLRLTKNRKLKYISLHLSLNAQYWDAKKGRPRRHCPNREKIIALVEQKIREYEDQIVDFKASERDYTLHTLVDKASNKVAVGEYLSEHIERQRQENRIGNAMTFVHSQTAMIRCFGSLDFYFIDIDTEFLKKLETWLRTKAHYSDNSIGIRFRSLRALYNQAVADNLVKKNNYPFEIFKVSKFRETTAKRALSKDDMKRLADLDVRTLTKYPKPFLQLAKDLFLFSYLSCGINLTDMLHLTYNNLAGDRIRDSLF comes from the coding sequence ATGAACACATCAGTTTCAGCAGTGCTATTTACCTCAAAGACACTCGCTAACGGAGAACATCCATTAATGCTCCGCCTGACAAAAAACCGCAAGTTAAAGTACATCAGTCTGCATTTATCCCTTAACGCTCAATATTGGGATGCAAAGAAAGGTCGTCCGCGCCGCCATTGTCCTAACAGGGAGAAAATCATCGCACTGGTCGAACAGAAAATCAGGGAGTATGAAGATCAGATAGTCGACTTTAAAGCCAGCGAACGGGACTATACGTTACATACGCTCGTAGACAAGGCATCCAACAAAGTCGCCGTAGGTGAATATCTGTCCGAACATATCGAGCGTCAGCGTCAGGAAAATCGTATCGGAAATGCCATGACATTCGTTCATTCGCAAACAGCGATGATACGTTGTTTCGGCTCACTGGACTTCTATTTCATCGACATTGATACGGAATTTTTGAAAAAACTCGAAACATGGCTGAGAACGAAAGCGCATTATTCCGACAATTCCATTGGCATTCGTTTCCGTTCGTTGCGTGCGCTCTATAACCAAGCCGTCGCGGACAATCTGGTTAAGAAGAACAACTATCCGTTCGAAATATTCAAAGTCAGCAAATTCAGGGAAACGACTGCTAAACGGGCCCTATCCAAAGACGATATGAAACGTTTGGCGGATTTAGATGTTCGGACGTTGACCAAATATCCGAAGCCGTTTCTCCAACTCGCAAAAGATTTATTCTTATTCAGCTATTTGAGTTGCGGAATCAATTTGACCGACATGTTGCATTTAACGTATAACAATTTAGCGGGCGACCGAATTCGTGATTCCTTATTTTAA